Proteins co-encoded in one Candidatus Limnocylindrales bacterium genomic window:
- a CDS encoding sensor histidine kinase, with amino-acid sequence MNVSLGQRARPEPPATRILRPRIGAGAPHDGGLRDALAANAQSHDGAGAATAAALPDGVRTMLVEALEAERHHLARELHDEIGQILIAAKLGVETLRHAEGTPEFPTRVSDALALIVDAVHRVRALSIGLRPPLLESGLVSALTAAVGRLAVLNSIEIRLDADPNIPRLPPAVELTVFRVVQEAVINAQRHSHARTVQVAVWMDGVCVHACVDDNGCGFDVDMALERASYGQSMGLPAMRDRVEGLGGTFAIDSNYERGTRIEAWIPIET; translated from the coding sequence ATGAATGTCTCTCTCGGACAGCGAGCCCGGCCCGAGCCGCCCGCGACGCGCATCCTGCGGCCGCGGATCGGTGCCGGCGCCCCCCACGACGGCGGGTTGCGAGATGCGCTCGCTGCGAATGCCCAGAGCCATGACGGCGCTGGAGCCGCCACCGCCGCAGCCTTGCCCGACGGCGTCCGCACGATGCTGGTCGAAGCCCTGGAGGCCGAACGCCATCACCTCGCCCGCGAGCTGCACGACGAGATCGGGCAGATCCTCATTGCCGCCAAGCTCGGCGTCGAAACGCTCAGGCATGCCGAAGGAACGCCCGAATTCCCGACCCGCGTCTCCGATGCGCTGGCGCTCATCGTCGATGCGGTCCACAGGGTCCGCGCGCTGTCGATCGGCCTGCGCCCGCCGCTGCTGGAGTCAGGTCTCGTATCCGCGCTCACCGCGGCCGTCGGCCGCCTCGCCGTGCTCAACTCCATCGAAATTCGGCTCGACGCCGATCCGAACATTCCGCGGCTGCCGCCGGCCGTCGAGCTGACCGTGTTCCGGGTGGTGCAGGAAGCGGTGATCAATGCCCAGCGGCATTCGCACGCGCGAACCGTGCAGGTCGCCGTGTGGATGGACGGCGTCTGCGTGCATGCCTGCGTGGATGACAACGGCTGCGGATTCGACGTCGACATGGCGCTCGAGCGCGCCAGTTACGGCCAGAGCATGGGCCTGCCCGCCATGCGCGACCGCGTGGAGGGGCTGGGCGGAACGTTCGCGATCGATTCGAACTACGAACGCGGGACGCGCATCGAGGCGTGGATCCCGATAGAGACCTGA
- a CDS encoding response regulator transcription factor, whose translation MQTEVILVDDHMLVRRGLRGLLDQSDQVRVIGEAAEGFEAIELVRANQPRVVVMDISMPRMNGLEATSRVVRENPSTRVLVLSMHADDDYVLQAFRHGASGYLHKDAPTAELIEAIEAIARGEFYLGSGISQELLKHCIRARNEGPGEGPTGEMYRLLTPRQREVLQLIAEGQSTRRMAETLGVGIKTIETHRAQLMKRLGIYEIAGLVRFAIRLKLVTSERQN comes from the coding sequence ATGCAGACGGAAGTCATCCTCGTCGACGATCACATGCTGGTGCGCCGCGGGCTGCGCGGACTGCTCGACCAGTCCGACCAGGTGCGTGTCATCGGAGAGGCGGCCGAGGGCTTCGAGGCGATCGAGCTGGTGCGGGCCAATCAGCCGCGCGTGGTTGTCATGGACATTTCCATGCCGCGCATGAACGGACTGGAGGCGACCAGCCGCGTCGTGCGCGAGAACCCGTCGACGCGCGTGCTGGTCCTGTCGATGCACGCCGACGACGACTACGTGCTGCAGGCCTTCCGCCACGGCGCCTCGGGCTACCTGCACAAGGATGCTCCCACCGCCGAGCTCATCGAGGCCATCGAGGCCATCGCTCGCGGCGAGTTCTACCTGGGGTCGGGAATCTCGCAGGAACTGCTCAAGCACTGCATCCGGGCACGCAACGAAGGGCCGGGCGAGGGCCCGACCGGAGAGATGTATCGCCTGCTCACGCCGCGCCAGCGCGAGGTTCTCCAGCTCATTGCGGAGGGCCAGTCCACGCGTCGAATGGCGGAGACGCTCGGCGTGGGCATCAAGACCATCGAGACGCACCGCGCCCAGCTCATGAAGCGGCTCGGCATCTACGAGATCGCCGGTCTGGTCCGTTTCGCCATCCGGTTGAAGCTGGTGACGTCCGAGCGCCAGAACTGA